In Arachis hypogaea cultivar Tifrunner chromosome 2, arahy.Tifrunner.gnm2.J5K5, whole genome shotgun sequence, a genomic segment contains:
- the LOC112736611 gene encoding uncharacterized protein: MAIPIPIPEFLQEYTVNLVAEYVTNHLDYVWNYEKKFDDLSRVVKELQEERDRVHDKAEEEEDRYGREIYNDVKVWLDRIDEVISEYEKFKEEHRKNGEYPLSLSNLETRHRRSKTAQDIEEKIRELQQEKHDSISHCQGASSMGFAFANVDYEAFDSRKEITRNITRALEDSRATAIGIHGPAGVGKTTLVIEVANKAWKDKLFNVVIMVNVTKSPDIRKIQGQIAEMLGMKLEEESEHVRALRIQKRLKKEKENALIILDDMSVKVDLDMLGLGIASETYSDDIDCQKNLIVPEGRKSSAADNFPPSKNKTKQSPKDGSAEEIEKTSVGSGKLKTEERHKGCKVLLISEMRQVLSQMGVKPSLIFSVNVLSDKEAETLFKKRAGIVDKNFELGKIAAEITKKCHGLPMSIVTTAKALKNQSPSVWEDTRLKLHRQSLTGTPEYSTRLSYNLLENEELKLTFLLCASMGHDALIADLVKRCIGLGFLQDIYTVREARDRVQSLLVKLKQSGLLSDSYSSDHFSMQNLVRNAALSIASADNHVFRLTKGKLDEWPDEDKLEKYTDIFLQHCDFIEEFPRRIRCPRVRVFHIDNNDPHLKIPDNFFQEMKELRVLILTGIHLLPLPSSIGYLTKLRMLCLEHCKIDEKSLCIIGELKNLRILSFSGSEIESLPVELKNLSKLQIFDISNCTKLGGIPPKVISSMTRLEELYMRNTSIQWKINEEQENQSEIASLSELGHLNQLSNLDLQIPSAAHLPKNLFFDRLQNYKIIVGSSERYSKQEFKMPEKYELVRFLAIQQKYGFDIHSQNEIKMLFERVENLLLEKFNGVQDLFYELNLKGFPCLKELFIVSNSDICSLINPKDRKRPEMAFPKLELLDLYKLKNMKEICSSSCELSKPSFGKLKIIKIMLCSALKNVFQISLVGFLTALETIEVSECSSLKEIVHVENTSQIGTLGFPELRHLSLRSLVEFVGFDPILLEDSRILFHGRVGVTKLERLELSAIQIDCIWNDGQSSHFGNLIHLDVNNCGNLKYLLSLSVAKGLVNLQSLFISECEQMRRIFNQEQCRDSSKKDRIFPKLKNIKLSSMKRLSEIWSSGVRKDSFGKLDTLIIEKCDKLVNVFPSYLVGIFRSLSSLRVTSCNSMEAIFDLPFKNKYAKYVSRLQEVHLETLPKLEHVLRWRENQEGIFYFNHLQKMYVQDCENLENMFPVFVAENLENLEYLVVLDCIRLREIVAKGEEEDIKRGREFKLPKLTTLNFSKLPKFKSFYPGVNGLSCPLLNELSIELCDNLELFTEEKVDALSGKERILFPEEVINNLKSMQIEWQHAKSSTRYRRDNLEELRLSRLKKTEVIYSFLHSNPNLKSLWLNDCSFKVLMPLEKPANFESLGVVPKLKSLKLTNLSRLEKIGFEQDAILQRIEFLILKNCHGLSTIALSSVSLAYLTNLEVVDCQGLKYLMSLPTARSLSQLNVMKVIDCKSLTEIVSEQGKEEENALCEVNILFKQLKTLELVSLKSLESFCNSESCVFEFPSLEKLVVSACPKMESFCREVKSTPILQKIYVVHDKEKKRWCWNGHLQATIQDMFKNKKYFEGMDKISVHEHPYLQEVWQGGKNDLQKDWFYNLESLTLSGIEFELYAIPSNVLCCLKRLKELTVRDCDKIKSIFEMNDTVFRGTFQLKKLYLDWLPNMTHVWEMDNQGISCFQNLQEVIVESCDKLETLFPTALARDLRMLEQLDVSFCDELLEIVGREDGEKEKKEAEEGTTGKSLFPRLTKLKLNILPQLTCFCSTTFTLGCPELHVLDVIGCNKLQLFQGQLKAEDSTSITIHPTFSSIQVISEVEHLCLNWKDTSVLCSLLSQVADDVKLQYLNVLELYLDDDVNEKSTLPLQLLEKTPNLEKLEIYNCIIQEIFSQLDTPKIINSNGTLGNLKQLHLFDLSELSSISGLEHLPKLQLLYVSECPSLTSLVVQSGSNLKELKISRCHRLACLFTSRTARMLKNLKEMCIYSCESMKEIVGEDEQDETQENQEMIKFERLERIRLEDLESLDCFYPGNATLQLPSLIQVEILECPKVKIFSCGPINAESFRGIRYSYYQDDDLVFHSDLNSSIGRLFLYQGHLALGDFPQLEEIWLGAQEIPSDFSFSKLKSLKVEGCEFLSDAVLSSHLFPLLENLEELCVQKCEHVKAIFDLKDTSTRDPNMIVTLGLKTLILKQLPTLRHVWNKDPEGYLSLPSLCKVIVDECKSIKTLLPSSNTEKEEPCAILPSHLLSFLSKLEELQVRKCDSVGAIFDMIDTPKHDADMIIIPLRTLILERLPNLCHVWNSDPKGSLSLALEKVTVNECKSIKSLFPASVAKDNIQKLDVRCCAELVEIVANNEATIKEANKEVTIFTKLTSLTLCDLPNLKSICSEMQIIDSSKLDGCEKSSSSAILPSYLLPCLSKLEELQVQKCDSVEAIFDVIDAPTHDANMIVIPLKTLILEQLPNLSHVWNKDPKGSLSLSLEKVTVNECKSIKSLFPASVAKDNIQRLDVRSCVKLVEIVANNEAAKEEANKEVTLLTKLTSLTLCDLPNLKSICSEMQIIDSSDVDGCEKLSSSAILPSYLLPCLSKLEELQVQKCDSVEAIFDVIDAPTHDSNMIITIPLKRMTLEHLPTMRHVWNKDPKGSISLALEAVTINECKSIKSLFPASVAKDNLQKLEVRNCVELVEIVARDEAATKEASKELAMFPKLTLLVLCDLPNLGCICSGMQILDWPLLEKLNVYHCENLKVLAANSPNSPRSYPEDQDTITIESHGILSTGSVAPQLVKLSLNKEDIIMIEQELPHVDLQKIKTLTLQSFKDDSDTFPNDFFTKVPLPNIKKLRLIECAFEALFHSQRPETEQHTKILSQLKKLELKNLYKLKSIGLEHSWVVPLLENVKVLKVLECCCLTNLVPSTVQSFSCLTELHVEGCARLQYLFTSSTAKRLVALDEISVSNCELLETVVAHEESDKPDDQVIFPELWNLSLSKLPRLRSFYTGNSTLKFRWLMNVTITECKCMETFSHGNLVAHKLRTVDIDEEHWSKVDLNTVIQQQFEKGKEATLS; encoded by the exons ATGGCTATTCCTATTCCTATACCCGAGTTCTTGCAAGAATATACGGTCAACTTGGTTGCTGAGTATGTAACAAATCACCTAGACTATGTGTGGAATTATGAGAAGAAATTTGACGACCTAAGCAGAGTTGTTAAGGAACTCCAGGAAGAAAGAGACAGGGTGCATGATAAGgctgaggaggaggaagatcGATATGGGAGAGAAATATACAATGATGTTAAAGTGTGGTTAGATCGGATAGATGAAGTGATTTCTGAGTATGAAAAGTTCAAAGAGGAGCACAGAAAAAATGGGGAGTATCCCCTTTCTTTGTCAAATCTGGAGACAAGGCATAGGCGCAGCAAAACAGCCCAAGATATTGAAGAGAAGATTAGAGAATTACAACAGGAAAAGCATGATAGCATATCTCATTGTCAGGGCGCATCTTCCATGGGGTTTGCATTCGCTAATGTTGACTATGAGGCCTTTGATTCAAGAAAAGAAATCACGAGGAATATTACAAGAGCACTTGAAGACTCGCGCGCTACAGCGATCGGGATTCACGGGCCAGCTGGTGTTGGGAAGACCACTTTGGTAATAGAAGTTGCTAACAAAGCTTGGAAAGACAAGCTATTCAATGTGGTGATCATGGTGAATGTGACAAAAAGTCCTGATATTCGAAAGATTCAAGGGCAGATTGCTGAAATGCTGGGAATGAAATTGGAAGAGGAAAGTGAGCACGTGAGAGCACTTCGCATACAGAAGAGATtgaagaaagagaaggagaatGCGCTTATAATCCTTGATGATATGAGTGTGAAAGTAGATTTGGATATGTTGGGCTTGGGGATTGCATCAGAGACTTACAGTGATGACATTGACTGCCAGAAGAATCTCATTGTTCCGGAAGGAAGGAAATCTTCTGCTGCTGACAATTTTCCTCCCAGCAAGAATAAGACCAAACAAAGTCCCAAAGATGGTTCTGCAGAGGAAATAGAGAAAACCTCTGTGGGTTCTGGTAAGCTGAAAACAGAAGAGCGTCACAAAGGATGCAAGGTTTTGCTTATTTCTGAGATGAGACAAGTGTTGAGCCAAATGGGTGTGAAGCCAAGCTTAATCTTCTCTGTTAATGTCCTGAGTGACAAGGAAGCCGAGACCTTGTTCAAGAAAAGGGCTGGAATTGTCGACAAAAATTTTGAACTTGGAAAAATAGCAGCTGAGATCACCAAAAAATGTCATGGTTTGCCCATGTCAATAGTTACGACAGCAAAGGCATTGAAAAATCAGAGCCCCTCAGTTTGGGAGGATACTCGTCTGAAGCTTCATAGGCAAAGTCTAACAGGAACACCTGAGTATTCTACAAGGTTGAGTTATAATCTTCTAGAAAATGAGGAGCTCAAGCTTACCTTCTTGCTTTGTGCTAGTATGGGTCACGATGCTTTAATTGCAGACTTGGTGAAACGCTGCATTGGTTTGGGTTTTCTCCAAGACATCTATACAGTAAGGGAGGCCAGAGATAGAGTACAATCGTTGCTTGTGAAGTTAAAACAATCAGGTTTATTGTCTGACAGCTATTCAAGTGATCATTTCTCTATGCAAAATCTTGTTCGCAATGCTGCTTTGTCAATAGCATCCGCGGACAACCATGTGTTCAGATTGACAAAAGGAAAACTAGATGAATGGCCTGATGAGGACAAACTTGAAAAGTACACTGATATTTTCTTACAACATTGTGATTTCATTGAGGAGTTTCCTAGAAGAATAAGATGCCCCAGGGTTAGAGTGTTTCATATTGACAATAATGATCCACATTTGAAAATACCAGATAACTTTTTCCAAGAAATGAAAGAACTCAGAGTGTTGATTTTGACTGGCATCCATCTCTTACCGTTGCCCTCATCAATTGGATACCTAACAAAACTCAGAATGCTCTGTTTGGAGCACTGCAAAATAGATGAGAAAAGTTTGTGCATCATTGGAGAGTTGAAGAATCTAAGAATTCTTAGCTTTTCAGGATCTGAGATTGAAAGCTTGCCTGTTGAGTTGAAGAACTTGTCTAAGCTACAAATCTTTGACATAAGCAATTGCACCAAACTTGGTGGTATTCCGCCCAAGGTAATATCAAGTATGACCAGACTGGAGGAGTTGTATATGAGAAACACTTCAATTCAAtggaagattaatgaagaacaggAAAACCAGAGTGAAATTGCTAGTTTATCTGAGTTGGGGCATCTGAATCAACTATCAAATTTAGACCTTCAAATCCCAAGTGCTGCCCATCTTCCCAAGAATTTGTTCTTTGACAGGCTGCAAAACTACAAGATCATTGTTGGCTCTTCTGAGAGATATTCAAAGCAAGAATTCAAGATGCCAGAAAAGTATGAACTGGTGCGCTTCTTGGCAATACAGCAAAAATATGGCTTTGACATTCATTCTCAGAACGAGATCAAGATGTTGTTTGAAAGAGTTGAAAATCTTCTGTTGGAAAAATTCAATGGCGTTCAAGATCTTTTTTATGAGTTGAATTTAAAAGGATTTCCCTGTCTTAAAGAGTTGTTCATTGTAAGCAATTCTGACATTTGCTCCCTCATCAACCCAAAAGACAGGAAGCGTCCTGAGATGGCTTTCCCTAAATTAGAGTTACTGGATCTCTATAAGCTCAAGAACATGAAGGAGATATGCTCATCATCTTGTGAACTTTCAAAACCTTCCTTTGGTAAActgaaaatcatcaagatcatgcTTTGCAGTGCATTGAAGAATGTCTTTCAAATCTCTCTGGTTGGATTTCTAACCGCACTTGAAACAATTGAAGTTTCTGAATGTAGCTCTTTGAAGGAGATTGTCCACGTAGAGAATACAAGTCAAATTGGAACTCTTGGGTTTCCTGAACTACGTCATTTGTCTCTACGATCTCTGGTTGAATTTGTTGGATTTGATCCCATTTTGCTTGAAGATTCTAGAATACTATTCCACGGAAGG GTTGGAGTTACCAAATTGGAAAGGTTGGAGTTGTCGGCTATCCAAATTGACTGTATATGGAATGATGGCCAAAGCTCTCATTTTGGAAATTTGATACATTTGGACGTGAATAATTGTggcaatttaaaatatttattgtcaTTATCTGTAGCCAAGGGTTTAGTGAATCTTCAGAGCCTTTTCATTAGTGAATGTGAGCAGATGAGACGCATCTTTAACCAAGAGCAATGTCGGGATAGTAGTAAGAAG GATAGAATCTTTCCAAAGTTGAAGAATATCAAATTGAGTAGCATGAAGAGGTTGAGTGAAATATGGAGTTCTGGAGTCCGCAAAGATTCCTTTGGCAAGTTGGACACTCTAATCATTGAGAAGTGTGACAAATTAGTGAATGTGTTTCCAAGTTACTTGGTGGGAATATTTCGGAGCCTAAGTAGTTTGAGGGTTACTAGTTGCAATTCAATGGAAGCTATATTTGACCTACCTTTTAAAAACAAATATGCTAAGTATGTAAGCCGTTTGCAAGAAGTTCATTTGGAAACACTCCCAAAACTGGAACATGTATTGAGATGGAGGGAAAATCAAGAAGGGATTTTTTACTTCAACCATCTGCAAAAGATGTATGTTCAAGATTGTGAAAACTTGGAAAATATGTTTCCAGTTTTTGTGGCCGAGAATCTGGAAAATCTTGAATACCTTGTGGTATTGGATTGCATTCGGCTGAGGGAAATTGTGGCTAAGGGAGAGGAAGAAGATATAAAAAGAGGCAGAGAATTTAAACTTCCCAAACTAACCActctcaatttttcaaaattgccaAAGTTCAAGAGTTTCTATCCAGGAGTTAATGGATTAAGTTGTCCACTGTTGAATGAGCTATCTATTGAACTTTGTGACAACCTAGAATTATTCACAGAAGAAAAAGTAGATGCATTATCTGGAAAAGAGAGAATCCTTTTCCCTGAAGAG GTAATCAATAATTTGAAGTCCATGCAAATTGAGTGGCAGCATGCAAAGTCGTCAACTCGTTATCGAAGAGACAACTTAGAAGAGCTTCGCTTATCAAGATTAAAGAAAACTGAAGTTATATATTCTTTCCTGCATAGCAATCCTAATCTGAAAAGCTTATGGTTGAATGATTGTTCCTTCAAAGTTTTGATGCCTCTTGAAAAGCCAGCCAATTTTGAAAGTTTAGGTGTTGTTCCAAAATTGAAAAGCTTGAAGTTAACGAACTTATCTAGGCTTGAGAAGATTGGCTTTGAACAAGATGCAATTCTTCAAAGGATAGAGTTCTTGATCTTAAAGAATTGTCATGGGTTGAGCACCATAGCGCTGTCATCTGTATCTCTCGCGTACTTGACAAATCTAGAAGTAGTTGATTGTCAAGGGCTGAAATATTTAATGTCACTACCAACTGCTAGAAGCTTGAGTCAACTCAATGTCATGAAGGTAATTGATTGTAAATCTCTCACGGAAATTGTATCGGagcaagggaaagaagaagaaaatgcatTATGTGAGGTCAACATTCTTTTCAAACAATTGAAAACTCTAGAACTTGTCTCTCTGAAGAGCCTAGAAAGCTTTTGCAACTCCGAGAGTTGTGTGTTTGAGTTCCCATCATTGGAGAAATTGGTGGTGAGTGCTTGTCCCAAAATGGAAAGTTTCTGTCGAGAAGTCAAGAGCACACCAATTCTGCAGAAGATATATGTTGTGcatgataaagagaaaaagagatggTGCTGGAATGGCCATCTACAAGCTACAATACAAGACATGTTCAAGAACAAG AAATATTTTGAAGGCATGGACAAGATAAGTGTTCATGAACATCCATACCTACAAGAAGTCTGGCAAGGTGGTAAAAATGATCTGCAAAAAGATTGGTTTTACAATTTGGAATCTTTGACCTTGAGTGGgattgaatttgaattatatGCAATTCCATCTAATGTTCTTTGTTGCCTGAAGAGACTAAAAGAACTTACTGTGCGTGATTGCGACAAAATAAAATCCATCTTTGAGATGAATGACACCGTGTTTAGGGGAACATTCCAATTAAAGAAGTTGTATTTAGACTGGCTACCGAATATGACACATGTGTGGGAAATGGATAATCAAGGAATTTCCTGCTTTCAAAATCTGCAGGAAGTGATTGTTGAGTCATGTGACAAATTGGAAACACTATTCCCTACAGCTCTGGCCAGGGATCTTAGGATGCTCGAGCAGCTTGATGTAAGTTTCTGCGATGAGTTGCTAGAAATTGTTGGAAGGGAAGatggagagaaagagaaaaaggaagcagAAGAAGGCACTACAGGAAAGAGTTTGTTTCCTCGATTAACAAAGCTGAAACTAAATATATTGCCGCAGCTCACTTGCTTTTGCTCTACAACGTTCACTCTGGGTTGCCCCGAGTTACACGTATTAGACGTGATTGGCTGTAATAAGTTGCAGCTATTTCAGGGTCAGCTAAAAGCAGAAGATAGTACTTCAATTACCATACATCCCACTTTCTCGAGCATACAG GTTATTTCTGAGGTGGAGCATTTGTGTCTTAATTGGAAAGACACTTCGGTGTTATGTTCATTGTTAAGTCAAGTTGCAGATGATGTAAAACTTCAATATTTAAATGTGCTCGAGTTATACTTAGATGATGATGTGAATGAGAAGTCCACTTTGCCTTTGCAACTGCTTGAGAAGACACCCAATTTAGAAAAATTGGAAATATACAATTGTATTATCCAGGAGATATTCTCTCAATTAGATACTCCCAAAATCATCAATAGTAATGGGACTCTCGGAAACTTGAAACAGTTGCATCTGTTTGATTTATCTGAACTGAGCTCCATTAGTGGTTTAGAGCACCTGCCAAAGCTACAGTTACTATATGTTTCTGAATGTCCAAGTTTGACATCATTAGTAGTGCAATCTGGCTCCAATCTGAAAGAACTGAAAATAAGCAGGTGTCATAGATTAGCATGTTTATTCACATCCCGAACAGCAAGAATGTTAAAAAACCTCAAGGAGATGTGTATTTACAGTTGCGAATCAATGAAAGAAATCGTGGGAGAAGATGAGCAAGATGAGACACAGGAGAATCAAGAGATGATCAAATTTGAGCGACTAGAGAGGATAAGACTTGAAGATTTGGAAAGCCTGGATTGCTTTTATCCAGGCAATGCTACTCTGCAGTTACCCTCTTTGATTCAGGTGGAGATACTAGAGTGCCCCAAGGTGAAAATTTTCTCTTGTGGTCCGATAAATGCGGAATCCTTTAGAGGAATTCGATATTCTTACTACCAAGATGATGATTTGGTCTTCCACAGTGATCTTAACTCCAGCATAGGAAGGTTGTTCTTGTATCAG GGACATTTAGCTCTTGGTGATTTTCCACAGCTGGAAGAGATATGGCTTGGTGCACAGGAGATTCCAAGTGACTTTTCTTTCAGCAAATTGAAATCTTTGAAGGTGGAAGGATGTGAATTTTTATCTGATGCAGTACTGTCATCTCATTTATTTCCTCTGCTAGAAAATTTGGAAGAGTTGTGCGTACAAAAATGTGAACATGTCAAGGCAATATTTGATTTGAAGGATACATCAACTCGTGATCCAAACATGATTGTTACACTTGGATTGAAGACACTGATTTTGAAGCAGTTGCCAACTCTGAGGCATGTTTGGAACAAGGATCCTGAAGGATATCTCAGTCTTCCATCTCTCTGCAAagttattgttgatgaatgtAAAAGTATAAAGACTTTGCTCCCGTCATCAAATACCGAAAAAGAAGAACCATGTGCAATATTGCCATCTCATTTACTTTCGTTCTTAAGTAAGTTGGAAGAGTTGCAGGTGCGAAAATGTGATTCTGTTGGGGCAATATTTGATATGATAGATACACCAAAACATGATGCAGACATGATTATTATTCCCTTGAGGACATTGATCTTGGAGCGGCTTCCAAATCTGTGCCATGTTTGGAACAGTGACCCTAAAGGAAGCCTGAGCCTTGCATTGGAGAAAGTCACTGTCAATGAATGTAAAAGCATAAAGAGTTTGTTTCCAGCATCAGTTGCAAAAGATAATATACAAAAGTTAGATGTGAGATGCTGTGCCGAGTTAGTGGAAATTGTTGCAAACAATGAAGCAACGATAAAAGAAGCAAACAAAGAGGTTACTATTTTCACGAAGTTAACCTCATTGACACTCTGTGATTTGCCAAATCTGAAGAGCATTTGTTCTGAAATGCAAATTATAGATTCATCAAAGTTGGATGGCTGTGAAAAATCTTCATCAAGTGCAATACTACCAtcttatttacttccttgcctAAGTAAGTTGGAAGAGTTGCAGGTGCAAAAATGTGATTCTGTTGAGGCAATATTTGATGTGATAGATGCACCAACACATGATGCAAACATGATTGTTATTCCCCTGAAGACATTGATTTTGGAGCAGCTTCCAAATCTGAGCCATGTTTGGAACAAGGATCCTAAAGGAAGCCTGAGCCTTTCGTTGGAAAAAGTTACTGTCAATGAATGTAAAAGCATAAAGAGTTTGTTTCCAGCATCAGTTGCAAAAGATAATATACAAAGATTAGATGTGAGAAGCTGTGTGAAGTTAGTGGAAATTGTTGCAAACAATGAAGCAGCCAAAGAAGAAGCAAACAAAGAGGTTACTTTGCTCACGAAGTTAACCTCATTGACACTCTGTGATTTGCCAAATCTGAAGAGCATTTGTTCTGAAATGCAGATTATAGATTCATCAGATGTGGATGGCTGTGAAAAACTTTCCTCAAGTGCAATACTTCCATCTTATTTACTTCCATGTCTAAGTAAGTTGGAAGAGTTGCAGGTGCAAAAATGTGATTCTGTTGAGGCAATATTTGATGTGATAGATGCACCAACACATGACTCAAACATGATTATTACAATTCCCTTGAAGAGAATGACTTTGGAGCATCTTCCAACTATGAGGCATGTTTGGAACAAGGATCCGAAAGGTAGTATCAGCCTTGCATTGGAAGCAGTTACCATCAATGAATGTAAAAGCATCAAGAGTCTGTTTCCAGCATCAGTTGCCAAAGATAACCTACAAAAATTAGAAGTGAGAAATTGTGTGGAGTTGGTGGAAATTGTTGCTAGAGATGAAGCAGCCACCAAAGAAGCAAGTAAAGAGCTAGCTATGTTTCCCAAGTTAACTTTGTTGGTGCTATGTGATTTGCCAAATCTTGGTTGTATCTGTTCTGGAATGCAAATTCTTGATTGGCCactattagaaaaattaaatgtTTATCATTGTGAAAATCTGAAGGTATTAGCAGCAAATTCCCCAAATTCTCCACGTTCTTATCCAGAGGATCAAGATACCATTACAATAGAAAGTCATGGCATCCTTTCAACTGGATCG GTTGCCCCTCAGTTGGTGAAACTGTCCCTGAATAAGGAAGACATCATTATGATTGAGCAAGAACTACCTCATGTGGACctccaaaaaataaaaaccctCACTTTGCAGAGTTTTAAGGATGATTCAGATACATTTCCAAATGATTTCTTTACAAAGGTGCCACTACCCAATATAAAAAAGCTACGCCTGATAGAGTGTGCTTTTGAAGCGTTATTCCACTCACAAAGGCCCGAGACAGAACAACATACCAAAATCCTTTCACAGCTTAAAAAGTTGGAGCTTAAAAATCTATACAAGCTTAAATCCATAGGGTTGGAGCACAGTTGGGTGGTCCCACTTCTTGAAAATGTCAAGGTCTTGAAAGTCTTGGAATGCTGTTGTTTGACAAATTTGGTACCATCTACTGTACAATCTTTCTCCTGCTTGACTGAACTGCATGTGGAGGGTTGTGCAAGATTGCAATACTTGTTCACATCCTC